CTCGCCTCCGCTCCCCCGCCAACTCTGCAGCCACAGGAAATCGAAGACGCGCAGCAAGAATCCGAAGAAGGGAAGCAGGAGGTCGAGAAAGCAGAGGTAAAAGAGAAAGAGGGGGCAGCACGAGGATGAGGACGACGATGAGATGCGTATGTATTCGGCGATTCTGAGCCGCAGCCCGGGCGATGTGGACGCGCTCAAGTGCGCGCTGTACGCCAAGATGAGGCGGGCGGACTGGACCGGCGCGCTCCGGTACGCACGGCGGCTGCGTGACGCCGAGCCCGGCGAGGTGGAGTGGCGGCTGGTGGTGGCGCAGCTGCACGAGCTCACTGGGAATCTCGCCGAGGCCGAGCGCCAGTACAGGGAGGTCCTAGCAGAGGAGCCGCTTCTCGTCCGTGCTCTCCATGTGGGTAACATAACCTCCTTCTGATCTGAAGTATCCACTACCTGCAATTGTTCTTGTTGACACGGTTACATTTGTCACATTATGATATCAGATTATGCTATGATTATTGGTTTCTGCTTGTGCTTGCCTTGGCACTGATCAAAGATCATACATGCTAAGACATTGAGAATTCAAATTGGTACTTATTGTATAGTAATTGCAGTAGGTGCTTAGTGGTGATGGAACAAAAAGGCGTGACACAATCCATTAACATCATGGCAGTTTACTGCAGCTATTTCTAACCTATGCTAGTGTTGTCCAGAGAATCCACATAATGTTATCTTAATGCTTGAAATTCTCAGAATGGAACAGAAATACATTTGGCTACACACTTGGTAACCAGTTCACGAGCTAGCAAGTTCAAATGCAACAGGAATTGGAGGGTTGTGGCGCAGCTCATGAGCCCTTCCCATAAGGTGTTTTGTGACGAATATTGTATAGGTTTCATTAACTGTCAAATTTTCATTTTAAGATGGTAGGAAGTACTAACTATGTATGAGGCTTTCTCAATATTTATTGTAGGGGTTATATAACTTGATTAGTCAAGTGTTGTAAATTTAACTGGTTGATTTGAAAAAAGAACTATTATCGACCGTTGTGAATTTCACTGGATAAAATGCAGCTATAAAAAAGAACTGATTTTGTGAGGAATGAAGCAGATCAAGTTCTCTACTTCTTGATCTGTCTACTCAGCATTTTGTGCTGAGGCATGTGCAGCAGATTCTGAACCCAATTCTAGTCCTTAAGACATTCTTAAAACACGCTCTTTCTTATAGCCCCATTCATATGATATTTCTAAGTAGTTGGTATTTCCTCATGATCTGGTAACACCTCACTTGCAGGGATTCGCACTGTGTATGCATAAGAAACTCGAAGGCCCTACTGTTTTTGAAATACTTGAGAATGCTTTGCAAGTTGCAATTTCTGACAAAAGGGTCCCTGAAGAGCGCAACATAAAGCTTTTGATTGCACAGATGCATGTTGTCATGGTAACAAATACTTCAAATGACACGGAGTTCTGAATCCGTGGCAGTTTGTTGTTGTCTAAATGAAAGTTTTGATGGCACGCAGGGTCAGTTCGAAGTCGCATCTGAGAAACTACAAAATCTTATAGATGAGGATCCTCGAGATTTCCGGCCTCACCTTTGCCAGGTACTCTTTTATCTTCTGCAGATTGCGATTTGTCCCGATTCTTGAAAGTATCTTTGTTTCGTTCTGACTCTGTATTTTACTTTGTCTTGCAGGGCATTGTGTATGCACTTTTAGACAGGAAAGAAGACGCAGATAAACAATTTGATATATACAGAAGCCTCGTGCCAGATGAATTCCCAGATAAGAGTTTTATTAATGATGTTATACTGGCAGCTAAAATGGAGTCAGATGATCAGATACAAAAGGAATTTGGATCAGAATTTTTATCAAAGAAATGATCCATTAGGATTTTCATAGCTGAACGTCTCGATGGTTCTGGTAGAGGTAGATACGTTGCAGATGAAATCTAGTAAAGGCCTAAAGGGAAGTGAGTGGGAGGTACTTCTCCTAGCAGTATTTTTCTTTGCTCCTTCTCCGCCCTGCTGTCACTCCGCACTAGAAATTTAGAATATAATGATGAGAGATGAAGTATTTATGTCCACCACAGAAAAATCTGCTTGAAAGTTCATACTGAAAGAAGTGTACATTGTTTTATTTCGAAAAAAGAAGTGTACATTGTGAGTTTACTGAGTTGTGAAATGATATATACAAGTTTACATTCTGAAAGAAGTTGTAAACTCTATCACAGTAAAGTATTACCTCCCCTCTTTTGCACAAGCATATCCTTGTCTTAACTAACATGTATTCATGTTGAGTTCCATTCATACAACTTCCATAAGTGAGTGATGACACTTGTAAACGAATACTTTCTGTGTTCCAAACACCTTGCCTTCTAAAAGTTCCACTAGTTTTCCAGTCCTCTTGCACATGCGATTCTATCCTATTCCTACACCTCCTTATCGTTGTGCTCTTCAATTGCTTTTCAAATGAGTATGATACTTGCAAAGGAATCTTCAAAAATCTCTGAATTTCTAGTGTGGAGAGTGAGAGAAACACTCGAGTGTGATTTAGCAATTCCAAAAGCAAAACTCTACCGTGAGTAACCCACCGTTGTTGGTTTACTGTCCACGGTCTTGTACAGATATTTCTAGTTTGACATATTCCGATTAATTATTTAGTATCCTACTAACTAGTATATGCTTATATCATTAATATTTTATTTACTATTATACTTGCACATAATTTATATGATAATGTTCACTGATCATATATAAACTTTGATAAGAACTATATAAGTGGTCCTAGCTTACTGTTAGTAATGCATAAATTACTTTCAATaaattcaaatataaaatatcGTCTAACAAATGCACATCCATTAAATTTCCGATTAGGGGACCTTACTAGATTAATCCTTTTTTTGATAGGATTAAATCCTTCCGATacatctccctctctctctttctatcATTTGACAAAAGACGTCCTATAAAGTCTCCGCCATCCATAAAAAACATGTTCATTTCCCATCACCATTGAAGTGACACGTTCACAAATTCTAAATTCAAACTCTTTTTTATCAGAAATTCAAACTCTTTTGATCGTGAAAACACGCAAAGTCGGTGTGAAGTGTGAAGTTGTCAGAGTAACCCGCTCCACGTCCAAAAGCCTATATTAACGCGCCGCACGCCCCCCTCCCCTCGCCCAAAAACCAAGGCCTTCTCGACCGACGGAGATCAACATACACAACCCGACGAGGCGACGCCCGGGCGAGGTCGCGCGAGCGCGACAGGAGACAGttcggcagcggcgagcgagATGACGGACGGCCACCACTTCAACATCTCCTccctcggcggccgcggcggcttcGTGAGTCCCCCCTATCGCCTCTCTGCCTCTCCCATCTCATCTCGAGTTCGCTTCGCACGTGCTTTTCGGCGAGTCCACTAGTCGAGGGATTGTTTCTCTAGGGTTACGGCTTGGTGCGTTCGGTTGCGCGGCGATCGGGCTGAGCGGCCGGGTTATTTTGTTGGTGCTTTGCGCATTCGTGCGGCGTTTGATTTCCCAGGGCATCACGCCACGCGTTATGGGTTTCCTCCGGGGGCACGAGTACTACTGCAATGAGGAAATTTTGCGACCTTCGAGGTTGTTTGATGAATGTAAGCTAATAATTTTGCTAAAGGCGAAacggttttttttttgtcctttGTCTGTTTTGCGCAATGCGTTGTGCTTTGCATGGAGCACCGACTGGAACAATCTGGAACAGTTTTCGATCATCGTTAAATGCAATATAGTTGAAATTATCAGATACCAAGATCCTTGTCGTTTTCGCTATTGCTTGGCTGTCTGGTTAATCGCGCACTTGGGAACAGAAACGTTAGCTCAAACTTGGAACACGGGATTTTTTGAGGAATTTTACAATAACAAAATTCTGATGAGAAAAGTTCCAATATAGGCCTTTTCTGAACAATGAAATGGGTTCATTGTTCCTATGATATCACGATGGAACCATGAGGCCTAACATAATGCCAATTGTTTTTAGTCTGTTTCCAAGACTCATTTAGAATGAGGAGGTACTAGCTTGTGATTATTGGGCTACCACTGCACAATTTTGTAAGATCACAATCCATGGCCTCCCTCATTGACAAATTTTTTTAATTGTCTCTTTTCCGCTGATTTTTGTACCTGTTTAAGGATCATTCATCTTATCATGGCCTTTTGCATTGATTATCATACTAAGTATGATGTAAGACCTTGGTCAGCCAACCAATTCCATTTTTATAGCACGAAAGGGAATTGATCCAAAGATATTTACTCTCCATGATTTTTTACAATCTTGTATATCCCTTTGTGGTCTTCAATTTCTTTTGTATTGTTATGGCTTGTGGTTCTGTAGAACCCTGGACAGTTTAAACTTTGTTCAGGATGACTTGCATGGAAGAAGCAAGGTGGAGAAAAGATTATCGAGGTTGATAAAGCTGATATCACTTCAGTAGCATGGATGAGGATCCCAAAATCTTATCAGCTTAATGTTGGGACGAAGGAAGGCCTATTTTATAGGTTCCTTGGCTTTCGTCAACAGGTGATATTCCCTTGGTCCCTCCATTATTTTTATCTGAAAAAAACTCGAGCAGAGGGGTATGACAACCCCACCGTATTTCACTAAGAGGAAGTTGCTTCAGCTTCCCAGCCGAGAAAACCTCCCGAACACTGGCTTCTCTAGCCAGTGAgagggatttttttaacctcagcctGAATTTCGCTCCCActgggagtcgaacccaggttCTAAGGAGTGCTACTTGAGCCATCTAACTAAGTCAGCTAGAGGCTCTTTTGCGTATTTTTATTTGAAGGAAATTAGGTATTTGTATttgtatttatatttatatcatCTATGTCTAATTAATAAACATTGAAAAGCAATTTGGCCGCATCAGGACTTCTTAGTCCTTATAAATCTGCCAGTGTCTATGTTTCTATTTGACAATTGGAAACTTGGAACCATTGGTCATATTGTAACTCGAAAAGTATTTAATTTCCTTTTAGGATGTTAGCATTCTGAGTAACTTTATACAAAGAGGCACAGGAATCTCACCACAGGAGAAGCAGCTTTCCATTAGTGGGCATAACTGGGGTGGAGTTGAAATCGATGGTCAGCCAAACTTTCTATTGCATTTAAATGTTTCCTATACTCTATTGCTTTCTTATAATCTCTGGTTTTATTCCTTTTCTTATTTTCTTTCCATTTCAGGAACTAGGCTTTGCTTTAATGTTGGTGAGAAGGAAGCATTTGAAGTCTCTCTAGCAGATGTATCGCAGGCTCAGATGCAAGGGAAAACAGATGTTGTTCTCGAGTTCCATGTAGATGATACTACTGCAGCTAATGAGGCATGTTTCGCTtcgtccattttttttcttctgcttTTGTTTGCATCACTCTTTTCTAGGTGTAAAGGAAGAAGTACATTATTTATGTTTATAAGTTTTGATAAAGTATTCCGTAGTTGATGTACTTTACTTTTAATCTTTTCTagtgtttcttgtttgtttcAACATCCAAGACTGTGTAACAAAAAGATTGTGCTTCCATGTTGCTCTTTCAATCTTATTTGGTAGTTCAAACAACAGCAACATGGTTATTAGATCAAGTTTTCAACTCTGTGAATGGGCCAAATAGCAAATGCATTTATGAGTACTGTTTAAAAATAGTTTTGATTAACAGCGGTTGCAATTCTTATAGTTGATACAGCTAAGCTCAACTCCACCCCTTGTTTTGACTGCAGAAGGATGTGCTGACGGACTTAAGTTTTCATGTACCAACTTCAAATGCTCAATTTATCGGGGATGAGCATCATACTTCAGCTCAGGTGAGGTTGCTTGATATGCGCAATATGAAAAACACATGTGCCGGTGTAAATCTGGAATATTCTCTGCTTTTCAGATATTGTGCCAGGAGATTTTGCATAGAGCTGATGGTGGGAGCCCCTCAGAAGCGGCTGTAGTTACATTTGAAGGAATTGCAATCCTCACACCAAGGTGGAAAAATCATACATGCACAGAGCATCTGTTTGGTTAAATTTAATGCGTACTTATTGTTTTGTTTTGCTGAAGTAAAAGTTCTCCTTTTCAATTCAGAGGTCGATACAGTGTTGAGCCTCATCAGTCATTCTTGCGACTCCAAGGACAAGCTAATGATTTCAAAATCCAGTATAGTAGTATTCTTCACCTCTTTGTTTTGCCAAAGGTTACATTATTttggtttttttatttatgtGTTGTGAGCTCCTATTGTATGGCTCATTCTCTTCTCCCTTTATTGTGTCATTGTTGACTCCAATCTAATCGAGTGATTTCTTTTTGTCACATATGCAGTCACAAAATCCACATACTTTTGTGGTTATCGCACTTGATCCACCAATTCGAAAAGGACAAACATTGTATCCCCACATTGTTTTTCAGGTGTTGTATCACAATCCAATTTTCACACTAAATTTGATAAATTGAACAAAAATTAATTTCCTTGTTGTGTGAACAGTTTGAGACAGAGGCAATGGTAGAAAGGGAGCTGGCATTGAGTGAGCAAGTTTTGGCTGAAAAGTACAAAGATAGGCTTCAGGGCTCTTACAGGGTGATATATTTACTCACTTTGATAAGTACTATATGCTTGTATCAATTGATGTCTACAGTCATCAAATAAAAGATGGATCCTAGATCATCTTGGTTTTACTCAATATCTGACTTGTGGTAACCCTACTAATAGCTCACAGAattaattgaaaatatttgtAGGGTCAAATACATGAGGTATTCTCCAACGTCCTTTGTGGCCTATCTGGTCCTAAAGTGACTAGGCCAAGTACATTCCGCAGTTGCCAACATGGATATGCGGTCAAATCAGCACTTAAAGCTGAAGACGGTTTGCTTTATCCACTTGAAAAGGCTTTCTTCTTTCTGCCAAAACCTCCAACACTCATTCTTTATGAGGAGGTTTgtctttaaaaaaatattaaaaaatgtTGTTGATGGTTGCTCATTAATTTGCTTTTGGTCCGATTAAAGCTGTTATTTGCTGCAGGTTGAGCATGTATTGTTTGAGCGTCATGGTGCTGGTGGTGTTAATACATCATCCCAGTATTTTGACCTCTTGGTCAAGCTGAAAAATGATCAAGAACATCTCTTCAGTAACATCCAAAGGATTGAATACCAAAACCTGTTCAGCTTCCTTAGGTATTTACCTTTTTTATTGATTTATTAATGGTCTTGTATGTTTGTGTAACTGACAAGGGCTTCTTGTtccttttatatttttcaagtgACAAGCATTTGAAAATTCTGAATCTTGGAGATGACCAAAGGAGAAATGGTGGTGTTACAGCTGTTATAGAGAGCACCGATGATGATTCTGTGGATCCACATCTGGAGCGAATTAAAAATCAAGCTTGTAATGAGGAAAGTGATGAAGAGGTATTGCCTCTGTTTAATGGATAATAGGATACTATAGATTACCTTAAGTCAATTGCATGTATATTTTTGTGTAACCTCTCTTCATAACTAGGATGAAGATTTTTGTGGCAGACAAAGACGATAGTGGGTCTCCTAATGATGATTCTGAAGAGGAAGACTCTGATGCTAGTATGAGCAGAGGTGAAGAGGAGGTGACTAGATTTGCTCTTACAGTATCCCTTTTTCCGGTTCGAACCAGAATCTCTATAGTAATGCAACATGCTA
The nucleotide sequence above comes from Panicum virgatum strain AP13 chromosome 3K, P.virgatum_v5, whole genome shotgun sequence. Encoded proteins:
- the LOC120700607 gene encoding protein SLOW GREEN 1, chloroplastic-like, yielding MRMYSAILSRSPGDVDALKCALYAKMRRADWTGALRYARRLRDAEPGEVEWRLVVAQLHELTGNLAEAERQYREVLAEEPLLVRALHGFALCMHKKLEGPTVFEILENALQVAISDKRVPEERNIKLLIAQMHVVMGQFEVASEKLQNLIDEDPRDFRPHLCQGIVYALLDRKEDADKQFDIYRSLVPDEFPDKSFINDVILAAKMESDDQIQKEFGSEFLSKK